In Apis cerana isolate GH-2021 linkage group LG5, AcerK_1.0, whole genome shotgun sequence, a single genomic region encodes these proteins:
- the LOC107997786 gene encoding N-acylneuraminate-9-phosphatase: MLRQLRIKYLLGLITNGPSNAQWEKIRKLSLEQYFDIILVSGDLPWEKPEREIFRKACRFLNVKPDSCVMVGDKLETDILGGIEAGLGSTIWIPTVDKPFLLREDPQPDFTIRHVTDLLSIVNRGPDAPELEDSSSNASDGS; this comes from the exons ATGCTTCGTCAGTTGAGGATAAAATATCTCTTAGGTTTGATTACAAATGGTCCTTCTAATGCACAATgggaaaaaatacgaaaactTTCACTCGaacaatatttcgatataattcttGTATCAGGAGATTTACCATGGGAAAAACctgaaagagaaatatttcgaaaagcatgtcgatttttaaatgttaaaccAGATAGTTGTGTAATGGTTGGTGACAAATTGGAAACTGATATCCTAg gTGGAATAGAAGCAGGTTTAGGTAGTACAATTTGGATTCCAACAGTGGATAAACCATTCTTATTAAGAGAAGATCCACAACCAGATTTTACTATAAGGCATGTCACAGATCTTTTAAGTATAGTAAATAGAGGTCCTGATGCTCCAGAACTTGAAGATTCGTCTTCAAATGCATCTGATGGTAGttga
- the LOC107997883 gene encoding neurochondrin homolog: MSISKNVKKHVTILKSVESDSEKFAALFMITKLVDSKDCTVTEKKMLFEAIGTKFLTKLLSTQVVPVDCPPQVYKSVALSILSAFCAESELASHPDMIVHVPALLEIVSKADEDADDNMLIIVSEAYICLQNIAQYSPGQQVLIEHKAIAKMCDIYSEKSFQTDKALNILVTLVQRFSTEAWDATDTAPFHAIINKIALDFETDHTERKFELCTILQALLMSCTKDIISKTAKEESWPSSIHKALSDILGSKIGKNQRDPALKLASVMLDLLGAEWTLLDKEKPKVFLLLLIQLTSIEIRMQIEGKQLKSIMTNADLITSCFIIIEISLAYITNDQLDLDQKEKQSLYTVLKGAFAAIIGLLTAVSKMKEITDIKERIFICAVVRVLSAWLAQETTAMRSQVYTVLPYVLTIANDTFYAYRNRKLTEKAKANAKLKSDEATSSGESVIHDPLSEIDLLRLLLPALCYLAVEEDARKILIQHKQEEVLFECLSYHWTIVHQKKPPIPKSERLKILKEPEKEDLELHLSEEIKDSRTAMVSVCNVLMNITVLEAKLVEESPTFISLLKFIFNNLPELKQIPENLVLHGHLAVLGLLLLKQQAIRIKKNDFSICRYIQATIRFLWDAYIIDESNDPTELVVAMSYKEKWLELMELWFLGMQTMAGVLQVIPWLSQFTLESGWVEEIIEILKKIKIGSLQPNVKFAFEDLLCHLVKADENVASVLKKRGALTVCRNHRMMELGKHLFGD; the protein is encoded by the coding sequence ATGAGTATTTCAAAGAATGTGAAAAAGCATGTGACTATTTTAAAGTCTGTTGAATCTGATTCAGAAAAATTTGCTgctttatttatgattacaaAATTGGTGGATAGTAAAGATTGTACagtaacagaaaaaaaaatgttatttgaagCTATTGgaactaaatttttaacaaaattgttATCTACACAAGTAGTTCCTGTAGATTGTCCTCCACAAGTATATAAATCTGTAGCACTTTCTATACTTTCTGCATTTTGTGCTGAATCAGAATTAGCTTCTCACCCTGACATGATTGTTCATGTACCTGCATTACTTGAAATTGTATCAAAAGCTGATGAAGATGCAGAtgataatatgttaattattgttaGTGAAGCATATATATGTTTGCAAAATATTGCACAATATTCTCCTGGACAACAAGTTTTAATTGAACATAAAGCTATTGCAAAAATGTGTGAtatttattcagaaaaaaGCTTTCAAACAGATAAGGCCTTGAACATTTTAGTTACTTTAGTTCAAAGATTTAGTACAGAAGCATGGGATGCAACAGATACTGCACCTTTTCatgctataataaataagattgcaTTAGATTTTGAAACAGATCAtacagaaagaaaatttgaattatgcaCAATTTTACAAGCTTTACTAATGTCTTGtacaaaagatataattagtAAAACTGCTAAAGAAGAATCTTGGCCTTCTAGCATACATAAAGCTTTATCTGATATTCTTGGATCAAAAATAGGCAAAAATCAACGTGATCCAGCATTAAAACTTGCTTCTGTAATGCTAGATTTATTAGGAGCAGAATGGACTTtattagataaagaaaaaccaaaagtatttttgttattattaattcaactaACATCTATAGAAATTAGAATGCAAATAGAAGGAAAACAATTGAAAAGTATAATGACAAATGCAGATTTAATAACatcttgttttattattattgaaatttctcttGCATATATTACCAATGATCAGTTGGACTtagatcaaaaagaaaaacaatcatTATATACTGTTTTAAAGGGAGCATTTGCTGCAATTATAGGTTTACTTACAGCAGTATCCAAGATGAAGGAAATAAcagatattaaagaaagaatatttatttgtgctGTAGTAAGAGTACTATCAGCATGGCTTGCCCAGGAAACAACAGCTATGCGTTCTCAAGTTTATACAGTTTTACCTTATGTTTTAACTATAGCTAATGATACATTTTATgcatatagaaatagaaaattaacagAAAAGGCTAAAGCAAATGCGAAACTTAAAAGTGATGAAGCAACATCATCTGGAGAATCAGTTATTCATGATCCTTTAagtgaaattgatttattgagACTTCTATTACCAGCATTATGTTATTTAGCTGTAGAAGAAGAtgctagaaaaattttaattcaacataAACAAGAAGAAGTCTTGTTTGAATGTTTATCTTATCATTGGACAATTGTTCATCAAAAAAAACCACCAATACCAAAAtcagaaagattaaaaattttaaaagaaccagaaaaagaagatttagaaCTTCATCTAtcagaagaaataaaagattcaaGAACAGCCATGGTTTCTGTGTGTAATGTTTTAATGAACATTACTGTATTAGAAGCAAAATTAGTAGAAGAATCACcaacatttatttctttattgaaatttattttcaataatcttcCAGAACTTAAACAAATTCCTGAAAATCTAGTATTGCATGGTCATCTTGCAGTTTTGggattgttattattgaaacAACAAGCAatacgtattaaaaaaaatgatttttctatttgtcGATATATTCAAGCtactataagatttttatgggatgcatatataattgatgaaaGCAATGATCCAACTGAACTTGTTGTTGCCATGTCATATAAAGAAAAGTGGTTGGAACTTATGGAATTATGGTTTCTTGGAATGCAAACAATGGCTGGAGTCTTACAAGTCATACCTTGGCTTTCACAATTTACTCTTGAGTCAGGTTGGgtagaagaaattattgaaatcctcaagaaaataaagataggAAGTCTTCAACCAAATGTAAAATTTGCTTTTGAAGATCTTTTATGTCATTTAGTTAAAGCAGATGAAAATGTTGCTTCTGTTTTGAAGAAACGTGGAGCTTTAACTGTATGCAGAAATCATCGTATGATGGAATTGGGAAAACATCTCTTTGGAgactaa